The Salvelinus alpinus chromosome 29, SLU_Salpinus.1, whole genome shotgun sequence region cagggagagagagagagagagagagagagagagagagagagagagagagagagagagagagagagagagagagagagagagagagagagagagagagagagagagagagagagagagagagagagagagaaagagagaaagagagagagagagagagagagagagagagagagagagagagagagagagagagagagagagagagagagagagagagagagagagagagagagagagagagagagagacagagagaaagagagagagagagagagagacggttaagtgagcgagagagaaagagaaagagagagagagcgagaaagagagagcgagaaagagagagcgagagagagagacggttaagtgagcgagagagagagagagagagagagagggagagagcgagagcgagagcgagagagagagggagagggagagagagagagagagcgagagagagagagagagggagagggagagggagagagagagagagagagagagggagagggagagcgagagagagagagagagagagagggagagagacggttaagtgagcgagagagagagagagagagagggagagtgccaACCATGGAGCCACACTGACAACCTTTCTCACATCCCTCcgctcccttcctccatctctctctccctctcctccctttcatttatctccctcacctccctctccctcactcccctctccctctcatttcTCACCATGACAAATAGTCTCCACTGTCTGGCTGTAGAGTGCGTGGCATGCCTTACGGCAAATTTGACATTTCTCACTTTTTCTGAGAATGGACTGAGCCAGGCAGAAACACTCTTAAGGGTTAAAGACccaaatgcagccatttttagtCATTCCACCttaaaaagcacaagaaagaggacTTAAACACCCACCATCTCGGTTTTGGTCTGAAgttgtttctgtagttagaaacaggaaAGATAAGCCtccctgcaacattattttgatgAAAGATAATTTGAACTCTGAGAAATTaactaattgattgcacccaaattggctatTTCAATTGGTTGGATTTGTGTAATATTCTATAAATATAGCACCTAACATTCAGTTTGGACCAAACCTCTTATTAACAATGGTTAAGATATGAGgattccccccaaaaaatgtcaaaagCTTGGTgtggggtttggggggggggggtctgtcggTGAGATTTGACCATTTATTTTGATTCGTCAAGTTTTATTCATTGAGGTATGGTACAAATTGGATTgtgggtactatatttattgaatactaTACGAATCCTATCAATTGAAATGGCCAATTTGCGTTCACTCATTTAGCTTTCTGAGAGTTAAAATTGTCTTTCAACAAAACAATGTGTCAGGAATGCTTATCTAATCTGTTTTGAACTACAGAAACCATTTCAGAACCATCTGAGATGGTGGCTTAATGAAATGAAATGGAACGACTCTGTAATACATTTTCATTAGAATATCATTtttctaggactgtctgggagtggtctgagtggggaggggacaactgaaaactagctgttattggcagagagctttggaactctctttgttattggtcatTTCACTAATTTAGCTCGTGGTGATGTCACCATTGAAAGCTGAAACTCCTGACCATTCAAACCTGCTGATTAGGaagttcaaatcaaactttattagtcacatgcgccgaatacaacagctgtagaccttacagtgaaatgctgaatacaacaggtgtagaccttacagtgaaatgcttacttacgagcccctaaccaacaatgcagtttcaaaaaatacagaaaagaataagagataaaagtaacaagtcattaaagagcagcagtgaaataacaacagcaagactatatacagggggggtaccgatacagagtcaatatgcaggGGCACCAGTTATTTGATTTgagatagtatgtacatgtaggtagagttattaaagtgactatgcatagaagacaacagagagtggcagtggtgtaaagagggggagaggggtgggggggtgggggtaatgcaaatagtctgggtagcctttgactagatgttcaggagtcttatggcttgggggtagaagctgttgagaagccttctTGTCCTAAACTTGgtgcttcggtaccgcttgccgtgcggtagagaacagtctgtgatttgggtggctggagtctttggcaatttttaggcccttcctctgacaccgcctggtatagaggtcctggatggcaggaagcttggctccggtgatgtactgggccatacgcactaccctctgtagtgccttgcagtcagaggccgagcagttgccgtaccaggcagtgatgcaaccagttccTGTTtcagattgtattttcaacaatCAACTAACCATCAACAGGAATTAACGCTGATTTTTTACACTTTTATAGTGTTCGTTTtttcagctgttgtacaatattatATTAAACAACGGAAAACAGAATTTTGATTACACTGGCACTTTAAATAACGATAGCTAACTGGATCGCTGCCTGTGTGTCAGGTTGAGTcagcgagaggaggagagggcgagAGAAGTTGAACTGAATGCCATGAGTAACTAACTACCCTTAATATTAAAAACAGAACTGCAGATCTCATCTTTCTGTTTCTGTTGCAGAAATGCAATCCTCACAGGTCAGCATGCATaagaatacattacattacaatacattacattacaatacattacattacattacaatacattacattacattacattacattacattacattacaatacattacattacattacaatacattacattacattacattacaatacattacattacattacagtacattacaatacatttacatttaagtcatttagcagacgctcttatccagagcgacttacaaattggtgcattcaccttatgatatccagtggaacaaccactttacaatagtgcatctaactcttttaagggggggggggggttagaaggattactttatcctatcctaggtattcgttaaagaggtggggtttcaggtgtctccggaaggtggtgattgactccgctgacctggcgtcgtgagggagtttgttccaccattggggtgccagagcagcgaacagttttgactgggctgagcgggaactgtacttcctcagaggtagggaggcgagcaggccagaggtggatgaacgcagtgcccttgtttgggtgtagggcctgatcagagcctgaaggtacggaggtgccgttcccctcacagctccgtaggcaagcaccatggtcttgtagcggatgcgagcttcaactggaagccagtggagagagcggaggagcggggtgacgtgagagaacttgggaaggttgaacaccagacgggctgcggcgttctggatgagttgtaggggtttaatggcacaggcagggagcccagccaacagcgagttgcagtaatccagacgggagatgacaagtgcctggattaggacctgcgccgcttcctgtgtgaggcagggttgtactctgcgaatgttgtagagcatgaacctacaggaacgggtcaccgccttgatgttagttgagaacgacagggtgttgtccaggatcacgccaaggttcttagcactctgggaggaggacacaatggagttgtcaaccgtgatggcgagatcatggaacgggcagtccttacccgggaggaagagcagctccgtcttgccgaggttcagcttgaggtggtgatccgtcatccacactgatatgtctgccagacatgcagagatgcgattcgccacctggttatcagaagggggaaaggagaagattaattgtgtgtcgtctgcctagcaatgataggagagaccatgtgaggatatgacagagccaagtgacttggtgtatagcgagaataggagagggcctagaacagagccctgggggacaccagtggtgagagcacgtggtgcggagacagattctcgccacgccacctggtaggagcgacctgtcaggtaggacgcaatccaagcgtgggccgcgccggagatgcccaactcggagagggtggagaggaggatctgatggttcacagtatcaaaggcagccgataggtctagaaggatgagagcagaggagagagagttagctttagcagtgcggagcgcctccgtgacacagagaagagcagtctcagttgaatgactagtcttgaaacctgactgatttggatcaagaaggtcattctgagagagatagcaggagagctggccaaggacggcacgttcaagagttttggagagaaaagaaagaagggatactggtctgtagttgttgacatcggagggatcgagtgtaggttttttcagaaggggtgcaactctcgctctcttgaagacggaagggacgtagccagcggtcaaggatgagttgatgagcgaggtgaggtaagggagaaggtctccggaaatggtctggagaagagaggaggggatagggtcaagcgggcaggttgttgggcggccggccgtcacaagacgcgagatttcatctggagagagaggggagaaagaggtcaaagcacagggtagggcagtgtgagcagaaccagcggtatcgtttgacttagcaaacgaggatcggatgtcgtcgaccttcttttcaaaatggttgacgaagtcatccgcagagagggaggagggggggagggggaggaggattcaggagggaggagaaggtggcaaagagcttcctagggttagaggcagatgcttggaatttagagtggtagaaagtggctttagcagcagagacagaagaggagaatgtagagaggagggagtgaaaggatgccaggtccgcagggaggcgagttttcctccatttccgctcggctgcccggagccctgttctgtgagctcgcaatgagtcgtcgagccacggagcaggaggggaggaccgagccggcctggaggataggggacatagagagtcaaaggatgcagaaagggaggagaggagggttgaggaggcagaatcaggagataggttggagaaggtttgagcagagggaagagatgataggatggaagaggagagagtagcgggggagagagagcgaaggttgggacggcgcgataccatccgagtaggggcagtgtgggaagtgttggatgagagcgagagggaaaaggatacaaggtagtggtcggagacttggaggggagttgcaatgagattagtggaagaacagcatctagtaaagatgaggtcaagcgtattgcctgccttgtgagtagggggggaaggtgagagggtgaggtcaaaagaggagaggagtggaaagaaggaggcagagaggaatgagtcaaaggtagacgtggggaggttaaagtcacccagaactgtgagaggtgagccatcctcaggaaaggaacttatcaaggcgtcaagctcattgatgaactctccaagggaacctggagggcgataaatgataaggatgttaagcttgaaagggctggtaactgtgacagcatggaattcaaaggaggcgatagacagatgggtcaggggagaaagagagaatgtccacttgggagagatgaggatcccagtgccaccaccccgctgaccagaagctctcggggtgtgcgagaacacgtgggcagacgaggagagagcagtaggagtagcagtgtaatctgtggtaatccatgtttccgtcagtgccaagaagtcgagggactggagggaagcataggctgagatgaactctgccttgttggccgcagatcggcagttccagaggctgccggagacctggaactccacgtgggtcgtgcgcgctgggaccaccaggttagagtggcagcggccacgcggtgtgaagcgtttgtatggtctgtgcagagaggagagaagagggatagacagacacatagttgacaggctacagaagaggctatgctaatgcaaaggagattggaatgacaagtgtactacacgtctcgaatgttcagaaagttaagcttacgttgcaaaaaatcttagactaaaatgatacagtactgctggctggtgaagtaggctagctagcagtggctgcgttgttgactttgtttgaaagtgtagctggctaggtaacctcgataactggctaggtaacatcgataacctcgataattactctaaactacacaattatcttggatacaaagacagcaaagacaactatgtagctagctaacactacactaatcaagtcgttccgttgtaatgtaatagtttctacagtgctgctattcggtagcatttggctagctggctagctagcagtgttgactacgttagaaggacgaaaatagctggcaagataacctcgataattactctaaactacacaattatctttgatacaaagacggctatgtagctagctaagaaaaaattgctatgatcaaacaaatcaaaccgttgtactgtaatgaaatgaaatgaaatgtaatactacctgtggatcGAAGCAAAATGCGACTACTCGCATTACAATACTttactttacattacattacattacattacaatacattacattacattacaatacattacattacaatacattacattacattacattacaatacattacattacaatacattacattacattacaataatTTTACAATACTttactttacattacattacattacaatacattacattacattacattacagtacattacaatacattacattacattatatgACAATACTttactttacattacattacaatacattacattacattacaatacattacattacaatacattacattacattacattacaatacattacattacaatacattacaatacattacaaatcaatacattacattatattacaatactttactttactttacattacattacattacaatacattacattacattatattagaatactttactttactttacattacattacattacaatacattacattacattacattacaatacattacattacagtacattacaatacattacaatacaatacattacattacattacaatactttactttacattacaatacattacattacattacattacattacaatacattacattacagtacattacaatacattacgttacattacattacaatacaatacattagattacattacattacattacattacattacattacaatacattacattatattacaatactttactttacattacattacattacattatattacaatactttactttacattacatgacattacaatacattacattatattacaatactttactttacattacattacaatacattacattacattatattacaatactttattttacattacattacattacaatacattacattactttacattacatttcattacattacaatacattacattacattatattacaatactttactttacattacattacattacaatacattacattacattacattacattacattacattacaatacattacattacagtacattacaatacattacattacattatattacaatactttactttacattacaatacattacattacagtacattacaatacattacattacattacattatattacaatactttactttacattacaatacattacattacattacaatacattacattacattatattacaaTACTTATAAAGTAGTTATAAAGTAAATGCTTACAAACTCCGAAAACCAACATACAAAATAAAGACAGTGGGtaaaaacccgtcgcacaccataACATACTTGGCACCAATACATACAACGAACAATtcccgacaaggacatgggggaaaacagagggaaaatatacaacatgtaattagggcattgaaaccaggtgagtgtgaaaacaagacaaaacaaatagaaCATGAAAAATAGATCGGCGATGGCttgaagaccggtgacgtcgaccgccgaacaccgcccgaacaaggagaggaaccgactttggcagaagtcgtgacattacaatacaatacattacaatacattacattacaatacattacattacatacacacacagagggcaATGACTTTTACACGGACGAAGCCATCGATCATTTTTATGTAAAAACTCAATAGCATGTTGAAGCTAAATTATGTTGGTTAAAGGACTGGGTGGGGACAGGGACTGGGTGGGGACAGGGgcacacttttatttatttttaatattttctacattgtcgaagacatcaaaactatgaaataacacacatggaatcatgtagtaaccaaaaatgtgtttaaacaatcaaaatatatttcagagtttagattcttcaaagtatccaccctttgccttgatgccagctttgcacactcttggcaacagttcccacatatgctgagcacttgttggttgcttttccttcactctgtggttccAACTCAtatcaaaccatctcaattgggttaaggttgggtgattgtggaggccaggtcatctgatgcagcactccatcactctccttcttgatcaaatagcccttacacagcctgtaggtgtgttgggtcattgtcctgttgaaaaacaattatagtccaactaagcgcaaaccagatgggatggcgtatcgctgcagaatgctgtggcagacatgctggttaagtgtgacttgaattctaaataaatcactgacagtgttaccagcaaagcacccacacaccataacacctcctcctccatgcttcatggtgggaaccacacatgcagagatcatccgttcacctactctgcgtctcagaaagacatggtggttggaaccaaaaatctcaaatttggactccagaccaaaagactaatttccaccggtctaatgtccattgctgtgTTTCTTAGAacatgcaagtctcttcttattattggtgtcttttagaagtggtttctttgcagcaattcgagcatgaaggcctaattctcctctgaacagttgatgttgagatgtggagATGTGAACAGGTCTGGGGTGAAGGGTTAGGTTATATCAGGACAGGGGTGAAGGTG contains the following coding sequences:
- the LOC139558873 gene encoding uncharacterized protein; this encodes MTDHHLKLNLGKTELLFLPGKDCPFHDLAITVDNSIVSSSQSAKNLGVILDNTLSFSTNIKAVTRSCRFMLYNIRRVQPCLTQEAAQVLIQALVISRLDYCNSLLAGLPACAIKPLQLIQNAAARLVFNLPKFSHVTPLLRSLHWLPVEARIRYKTMVLAYGAVRGTAPPYLQALIRPYTQTRALRSSTSGLLASLPLRKYSSRSAQSKLFAALAPQWWNKLPHDARSAESITTFRRHLKPHLFNEYLG